The Bacillus vallismortis genome window below encodes:
- a CDS encoding tail tape measure protein, with protein MIERLTAVVEAQTQRFNRSMDRVNDMMRRMADTHTVEVEAETASFQARVRQAEQQIDNFIHRHERTRVDLDADADPVQRAVSAARAEIASLPNRVTTNINGDSSDLTRSVAAAQTETRSLPNRVWIFIEARTDRFENSMNRLAKITNSVSTVIGHSLAGAFTSALPAISPVLASITGAIGSLGPMLGVAAGGVMGLGSAFATAGTGAAAFGALAVSSLGGVFKASEDLKKLQEKLDETTDAKERAKIMEKIKGIQQSLGKEEKKALATLEDFKTNWKSISESVQKPILKTFTSSLTTFKGVLNSLRPMFKSVANGGVTLAKSMNAAFKDADMKRFIGFMNKNAGQAFVTFGKIAGNVLRTVMNLIVAFGPLGNDMSASLEKATASWVKWSANLGSSKKFQTFIEYVKTNGPKLLQIIGNLSGGLTKLFTGFAPMSQDMMTSLVNMTQRFNEWAGSVTKTKEFQSFIDYIKTNGPTVWSTIGEIAKTIINLLVGMAPLGQSILQTVNGFLKFTNAAMQANPAIGQFIAVGISLLGALRAIVPAIAAVSAVTNGLKDFVTAAKWVRTFVTGTEGFTLARMVSQLKTGIIWVGKFIAKYTVMAAQATANGVKMAASWTAMKISALVSSLKSGIVQMGLWIKNMTVMAAQSIAQATRTATAWTIMKISSFVTTLKTGIVQMGLWIKQMVVMAAQSVAQAARMAAAWTAAQISSFASMLAAGITQMIAFGKRLVILAAQAAANAARMAASWVVAMGPIGWITAAVVALVVLIIANWDKIKAYTIKVWGVVSKWLSSAWTGIKNAASKVWSALVTLIKANFELQKKVVMTVWNAIKSAATRIWNGIKSALSSIWKGIISTGKTVWNGLKTFFTAWLNFQKKIWSTIWNAVKSTVSAVWRGLVSAGKSIWNGLKSFFTSWLNAQKNMWKTIWNAIKSAVTAVWKALTSTAKNSFNAMKNAISNIMNSVKSRIKSIWNSVVSFFKGINLKSIGRNIIQGLINGIGGMAGALASKVKAMANAIPNGMKKLLGIHSPSRVMRDQVGYHVGTGMAAGIDKSQTKVKSAAASAAKVAQRAAAVEVNNKVNSTMISFEAQNTAVDTYSKMLQTIEKKTTLQSFDIGNTVSTNIAAGIQYGINAVQNAISTIGDAMYIEQKDMNLAYDTSISRSDLGTVRKELSADVKNLELPERTIVIEMDSKKVGQGVEKPVTDAQRRSNARRVRIN; from the coding sequence ATGATCGAGAGGCTTACTGCTGTTGTAGAAGCTCAGACGCAGAGGTTCAACAGGAGTATGGATCGAGTCAATGACATGATGCGGCGTATGGCTGATACCCATACAGTTGAAGTTGAAGCAGAAACCGCAAGCTTCCAAGCAAGAGTTAGACAGGCAGAACAGCAGATCGACAACTTTATTCATCGACACGAAAGAACCCGAGTCGATTTAGACGCAGACGCTGACCCCGTACAAAGGGCCGTTTCAGCAGCAAGGGCTGAGATTGCCTCGTTGCCCAACCGGGTTACAACCAATATCAACGGCGATTCATCAGATTTAACGAGGTCAGTAGCTGCAGCTCAAACTGAGACTAGATCCTTACCAAACAGAGTATGGATCTTCATAGAAGCCCGTACTGATCGCTTCGAAAACTCTATGAATCGTCTGGCGAAAATCACTAACTCCGTTTCTACTGTCATAGGCCATTCACTTGCGGGCGCTTTCACATCTGCATTGCCTGCGATTTCTCCGGTTCTTGCCAGTATTACTGGAGCCATAGGATCACTGGGCCCGATGCTTGGTGTGGCAGCTGGTGGTGTTATGGGGCTTGGTAGTGCGTTTGCGACAGCAGGGACAGGAGCTGCTGCATTTGGGGCACTGGCGGTATCTTCACTAGGTGGTGTTTTCAAAGCTTCTGAAGACTTGAAAAAGCTTCAAGAAAAACTGGATGAAACCACTGACGCCAAAGAGCGCGCTAAAATCATGGAGAAGATCAAGGGCATTCAGCAGTCTCTTGGAAAAGAAGAGAAAAAGGCGCTTGCAACATTAGAAGATTTCAAAACGAACTGGAAGAGCATTTCCGAATCTGTTCAGAAGCCTATCCTAAAAACGTTCACAAGCTCGCTGACAACGTTCAAAGGTGTTCTGAATAGTTTAAGACCTATGTTCAAAAGCGTGGCGAATGGCGGCGTTACACTGGCTAAAAGTATGAATGCAGCATTTAAAGATGCAGACATGAAACGTTTCATTGGTTTCATGAATAAAAATGCAGGCCAGGCTTTTGTGACGTTTGGGAAAATAGCCGGAAACGTATTGCGAACAGTTATGAATCTGATTGTTGCTTTTGGTCCTCTTGGGAACGACATGTCGGCCAGTTTGGAAAAGGCCACGGCTTCATGGGTGAAGTGGTCAGCTAATTTAGGTTCTTCAAAGAAGTTCCAAACGTTTATTGAATATGTCAAAACAAACGGTCCTAAACTGCTGCAGATCATCGGGAACTTATCAGGCGGTCTGACAAAGTTATTTACCGGTTTTGCCCCGATGTCTCAGGACATGATGACATCCCTTGTCAACATGACTCAGAGGTTTAATGAATGGGCCGGCAGCGTCACGAAAACAAAAGAATTTCAATCGTTTATTGACTACATCAAAACGAACGGTCCGACTGTTTGGAGTACGATTGGTGAAATCGCCAAAACAATAATCAATTTGCTCGTTGGTATGGCTCCGTTAGGGCAATCCATCTTGCAAACTGTAAACGGATTTTTAAAATTCACTAATGCTGCGATGCAAGCTAACCCTGCTATTGGGCAATTCATTGCGGTGGGCATTTCATTACTTGGAGCATTAAGAGCAATAGTGCCTGCGATTGCCGCAGTTAGTGCAGTCACAAACGGGTTAAAAGACTTTGTTACCGCGGCTAAGTGGGTAAGAACGTTTGTCACTGGTACCGAAGGATTTACACTCGCTCGAATGGTATCTCAGCTGAAAACCGGAATAATCTGGGTCGGTAAATTCATCGCAAAATACACGGTCATGGCTGCTCAAGCCACAGCAAATGGCGTAAAAATGGCAGCATCTTGGACAGCGATGAAAATATCTGCCCTTGTATCTTCCCTAAAGAGCGGCATAGTTCAAATGGGTCTGTGGATCAAGAATATGACTGTTATGGCGGCGCAGTCAATTGCACAGGCAACACGAACAGCAACAGCATGGACAATCATGAAAATAAGCTCTTTTGTGACTACTCTTAAAACTGGAATAGTTCAGATGGGCCTTTGGATCAAACAGATGGTTGTCATGGCTGCTCAATCTGTTGCGCAGGCAGCGAGAATGGCAGCAGCATGGACAGCGGCTCAAATAAGCTCATTTGCATCTATGTTGGCAGCTGGAATCACACAAATGATTGCATTCGGAAAACGTCTTGTCATTCTTGCGGCTCAGGCGGCTGCAAACGCGGCGAGAATGGCGGCATCTTGGGTCGTTGCTATGGGGCCTATTGGATGGATCACAGCGGCTGTAGTGGCTTTGGTTGTCCTCATCATTGCGAACTGGGACAAGATCAAGGCTTATACAATCAAAGTCTGGGGTGTTGTTTCTAAGTGGCTTTCTTCTGCTTGGACAGGGATTAAGAATGCAGCATCAAAAGTATGGTCGGCTCTTGTCACGCTTATAAAGGCAAACTTCGAATTGCAAAAAAAGGTCGTCATGACCGTTTGGAATGCGATTAAGTCTGCTGCAACAAGAATATGGAATGGCATAAAGTCGGCGTTATCTTCCATCTGGAAGGGGATTATAAGCACTGGAAAAACTGTCTGGAACGGTTTGAAAACTTTCTTTACGGCTTGGCTAAATTTCCAAAAAAAGATATGGTCTACAATTTGGAATGCTGTGAAGTCAACTGTATCCGCGGTTTGGAGAGGTTTAGTTTCCGCCGGAAAGTCAATCTGGAATGGATTGAAGTCATTCTTTACTTCATGGCTAAATGCTCAAAAGAACATGTGGAAGACGATCTGGAATGCGATTAAATCAGCTGTGACGGCCGTTTGGAAAGCTTTGACGTCAACGGCTAAGAATAGCTTTAACGCAATGAAAAATGCTATTTCCAACATCATGAACAGCGTCAAATCTCGTATTAAAAGCATTTGGAACAGTGTTGTGAGCTTTTTCAAAGGAATCAACCTGAAATCGATCGGCCGTAACATTATCCAAGGTCTAATAAATGGTATCGGCGGTATGGCAGGGGCATTAGCCAGCAAAGTGAAAGCTATGGCAAATGCAATCCCTAACGGCATGAAAAAACTTCTTGGAATTCATTCTCCATCAAGGGTTATGCGCGATCAGGTCGGTTATCACGTCGGCACCGGTATGGCGGCTGGTATTGATAAATCACAAACTAAAGTAAAATCGGCTGCGGCCAGTGCGGCCAAGGTTGCACAGAGAGCGGCTGCGGTGGAAGTAAACAACAAAGTAAATAGCACGATGATTAGTTTTGAAGCTCAAAACACTGCTGTAGATACTTACAGCAAGATGCTTCAGACGATAGAAAAGAAGACTACTCTTCAAAGCTTCGATATAGGCAATACGGTTTCTACTAATATAGCAGCGGGGATACAGTATGGGATCAATGCTGTTCAGAATGCAATAAGTACAATCGGTGATGCGATGTATATCGAACAGAAAGATATGAATCTTGCTTATGATACATCCATATCTAGAAGCGACCTCGGCACTGTCAGAAAAGAACTGAGTGCAGATGTTAAAAACCTTGAACTCCCTGAAAGAACTATCGTCATTGAAATGGACAGCAAGAAAGTCGGGCAGGGCGTAGAGAAGCCTGTGACAGACGCACAAAGAAGATCAAATGCAAGGAGGGTGAGAATTAATTGA
- a CDS encoding tail assembly chaperone produces the protein MAHLTIDGKDYAARCDFAFDRTANEKYAKEDKNGDKSGGTLTIYNSLLNDDAVYLSAFWDCALAHLKKGKPSVEQIEDAIAKIIEEDETGNAVDEMVKEAFNTLDSAGFFKGKIRQQWKMMNKLSKPKKVSPNETPEMEAKRLEEDEMNKDMLKTMEEAYKEKTGSTISK, from the coding sequence ATGGCTCACTTAACAATTGACGGAAAAGATTATGCTGCACGCTGTGATTTTGCATTCGATAGAACAGCAAACGAGAAATATGCGAAAGAAGATAAAAACGGTGACAAATCAGGCGGCACATTAACGATTTACAACAGTTTGCTGAACGATGACGCTGTTTACCTTTCTGCATTTTGGGATTGCGCGCTGGCTCACTTGAAAAAAGGCAAACCATCTGTCGAGCAAATTGAAGACGCAATCGCCAAGATCATTGAAGAAGATGAAACTGGAAACGCCGTTGATGAGATGGTGAAAGAAGCTTTTAACACACTGGATTCAGCGGGTTTTTTCAAAGGAAAGATCCGTCAGCAATGGAAGATGATGAACAAGCTGTCGAAACCGAAGAAGGTCAGCCCGAACGAGACTCCGGAAATGGAAGCGAAGCGTCTGGAGGAAGACGAAATGAACAAGGACATGCTAAAGACGATGGAAGAAGCGTACAAAGAGAAGACGGGATCGACTATCTCCAAGTAA
- a CDS encoding fibronectin type III domain-containing protein, translated as MARTVKQQLHPKAPQNLSFTATADSVTVNWDAVDGATSYKVYRGAEKKLDATVTGTSHTLTDIAADTQLTVNVSAVNDAGESPMTEIITRTQATAP; from the coding sequence TTGGCGAGAACGGTAAAACAACAACTACACCCTAAGGCGCCCCAAAATCTATCGTTCACGGCTACTGCTGACAGCGTGACTGTGAATTGGGATGCGGTAGATGGGGCAACGTCATACAAAGTGTATAGAGGAGCGGAAAAGAAGCTTGATGCTACTGTAACAGGCACATCCCACACATTGACAGACATTGCGGCAGATACCCAGCTGACGGTCAATGTCTCTGCGGTTAACGATGCTGGGGAATCACCAATGACAGAGATTATTACGAGAACTCAAGCGACTGCGCCCTGA
- a CDS encoding fibronectin type III domain-containing protein has translation MRPDIPRNITTTSVTSNQVGFKWDAVKGATSYNIYRYYAKIATVTTNSYLSNPTLKPDSSYIFNVSAVNAAGESAWSEKFTIRTNKEEA, from the coding sequence CTGCGCCCTGATATACCCCGTAATATAACCACGACAAGTGTCACTTCTAATCAAGTGGGATTCAAGTGGGACGCGGTAAAAGGGGCGACCTCGTACAACATTTACAGATACTACGCAAAGATAGCAACTGTCACGACGAACTCATATCTCTCCAACCCGACTCTTAAACCCGATAGTTCATACATTTTCAATGTATCCGCGGTAAATGCCGCCGGGGAATCGGCTTGGTCAGAGAAATTCACGATTCGCACAAATAAAGAAGAAGCATAG
- a CDS encoding phage minor head protein, which yields MNQNDIDKYLDDMITEDAKKIDVVFAQRLKEINQQIAALYAKYSRDGQLSMADMNKYNRFKKEMERMTEESSKAFKTILTIVEALAAKQFLESYMRSAYLYEMEAAVDLGFSIPTVEVIKQAILNPIAELTLSALYKRHRDDYVRQIQISIAQGIQAGEDYSKIARRIEQTTEFARRKARDVARTETHRVQVSARMKSAEQASKKSKLEKMWNATLDLKTRSGHRKLDGKTVERNGLFKSIYGGVGPAPGHMNNAKDDINCRCTIAFKVNGVLPDTRRARKRGNGAGETIPYQTYEEWYKSIEEKEK from the coding sequence ATGAACCAGAATGATATTGATAAGTACCTGGATGACATGATTACTGAGGACGCGAAAAAGATTGATGTTGTTTTTGCTCAACGTCTGAAAGAGATCAATCAACAAATCGCGGCTCTTTATGCGAAATACAGCAGAGATGGTCAGCTTTCCATGGCTGATATGAATAAATACAACCGATTCAAAAAAGAAATGGAGCGCATGACTGAGGAATCCAGTAAGGCATTCAAAACCATCCTCACAATCGTTGAGGCTTTGGCGGCTAAACAATTCCTTGAGAGTTACATGCGCTCTGCCTATTTGTACGAGATGGAAGCTGCGGTTGACTTAGGCTTCAGCATTCCTACCGTCGAAGTAATCAAGCAGGCCATATTAAACCCGATAGCTGAATTGACTCTCTCAGCCTTATATAAGCGCCACAGAGATGACTACGTCCGGCAAATACAGATTTCAATTGCTCAAGGCATTCAAGCTGGTGAAGATTACTCGAAGATTGCCCGGCGGATTGAGCAAACGACCGAATTTGCCCGCAGAAAGGCTCGTGACGTGGCGAGAACAGAGACTCATAGGGTACAAGTCTCGGCGAGGATGAAAAGCGCTGAGCAGGCTTCTAAAAAGAGCAAACTCGAAAAGATGTGGAATGCAACTCTTGATCTGAAAACTCGTTCGGGCCATAGGAAGCTAGATGGCAAGACTGTTGAACGAAACGGGCTATTCAAATCAATATATGGCGGCGTCGGACCGGCTCCAGGGCACATGAATAATGCCAAGGATGATATTAACTGCCGTTGTACGATTGCTTTCAAAGTAAACGGCGTGCTGCCGGATACAAGAAGGGCCCGTAAGCGCGGCAATGGTGCTGGCGAGACTATCCCATACCAAACCTATGAGGAGTGGTACAAATCCATTGAGGAGAAGGAGAAATGA
- a CDS encoding HK97 gp10 family phage protein, with protein MARVSGRWVRQMRRATEEFRNNVIEEAKRIVTDTAELIYSNAVLNAPTAMIDGGNLKNSIEIDYRDGGLTAVISVGADYAIYVEYGTGIYAEDGGGRQTPWVYFDTKLNRWVMTRGMRAQPFWNPSIEEGMRYFASQM; from the coding sequence ATGGCAAGAGTTAGCGGTAGATGGGTCAGGCAAATGCGCCGAGCGACTGAAGAGTTCAGGAACAATGTGATTGAGGAAGCTAAACGGATTGTAACTGACACGGCCGAGCTGATTTACAGCAACGCTGTTTTAAATGCTCCAACGGCCATGATCGACGGCGGGAACTTGAAAAATTCAATAGAAATCGATTATCGTGACGGCGGCTTAACGGCCGTTATTTCTGTTGGTGCTGATTATGCAATTTATGTCGAATACGGAACCGGAATCTATGCGGAGGATGGGGGCGGCCGGCAGACTCCTTGGGTCTATTTTGACACCAAGCTTAACCGATGGGTTATGACACGAGGCATGCGGGCCCAGCCGTTCTGGAATCCGTCTATTGAGGAAGGTATGCGTTACTTCGCCAGTCAAATGTGA
- a CDS encoding phage major tail protein, TP901-1 family has protein sequence MADLLNGIDEVYFVQPMNATSTEGLFIAFQTEGSHTKEQDTKDESTKSGRIVGYGPKSENIELTYYAAVNDPGQTAIEDAYDNEETVQVWKVNLNKNENEKHDSEYGHAIIESLEKSAPQDGFIEVSTTLPVLGKTRKGELDPLPQELIDQIRSSAGAKKFMQFGENGKTTTTP, from the coding sequence ATGGCAGATTTATTGAATGGTATTGATGAGGTTTACTTTGTTCAACCGATGAATGCTACTTCAACTGAAGGCCTATTTATCGCTTTCCAAACAGAAGGCAGTCATACGAAAGAACAAGACACAAAAGATGAATCAACTAAGTCTGGCCGAATCGTTGGTTATGGACCTAAATCCGAGAACATTGAACTGACATATTATGCTGCTGTCAATGATCCGGGCCAAACAGCAATTGAAGATGCTTATGATAACGAAGAAACAGTTCAGGTATGGAAAGTAAACCTGAATAAGAACGAAAACGAAAAGCATGATTCAGAATATGGACATGCAATCATTGAGAGTTTAGAGAAAAGCGCTCCACAAGATGGGTTTATTGAGGTTTCAACAACCTTGCCTGTTCTCGGTAAGACTCGGAAAGGAGAACTTGATCCTCTGCCTCAAGAATTAATTGACCAGATCAGGTCTTCTGCGGGTGCGAAGAAATTCATGCAGTTTGGCGAGAACGGTAAAACAACAACTACACCCTAA
- a CDS encoding phage head closure protein — MIAEEFPHEITFQRMGKVPDGGGGYEEGYVDYITTEALVSGVSSREYYQAQQLQNPVECNVYFPYRTDIEKTMRIIYENKILILKSEPIDQGGMHEVLNLKCQVSGVLESDGKS, encoded by the coding sequence ATGATTGCTGAAGAGTTTCCCCACGAAATCACGTTTCAGCGGATGGGTAAGGTGCCGGACGGTGGCGGTGGTTATGAAGAAGGTTACGTTGACTACATCACAACAGAAGCATTAGTCAGTGGCGTCAGTTCCCGGGAATATTATCAGGCTCAGCAGCTGCAAAACCCGGTTGAATGCAATGTGTATTTCCCTTATCGGACTGATATCGAGAAAACAATGAGGATCATTTACGAAAACAAGATCCTCATTCTCAAATCAGAGCCAATTGATCAAGGCGGCATGCATGAAGTCTTGAATCTGAAATGCCAGGTATCGGGGGTGCTGGAGTCTGATGGCAAGAGTTAG
- a CDS encoding phage head-tail connector protein, with translation MDIQQVKRMIGITTDKHDDYLSEVVPILIEYASDFCKNNFEPGALPAGVKIFVAKATEYNMTPSSLSGRSMGDVSYSYNTEFPQYIVKNLYPYRKAFR, from the coding sequence ATGGACATCCAACAAGTAAAACGAATGATAGGGATAACCACTGATAAACATGACGATTATTTATCTGAGGTTGTCCCTATTTTAATTGAGTACGCAAGCGACTTTTGTAAAAATAATTTTGAGCCAGGGGCGCTGCCTGCGGGCGTAAAAATATTTGTCGCAAAAGCAACTGAATATAACATGACGCCGTCCAGCCTGTCCGGGAGGAGTATGGGGGATGTGTCATATTCATATAACACAGAATTCCCTCAATACATCGTGAAAAATCTGTATCCATACAGAAAGGCATTTCGATGA
- a CDS encoding DUF3168 domain-containing protein, whose translation MRSAMWPLQMAIFQRLSTDEELNARVTGVLDAVSKDQKKPYVTTGDDDVSPFETKTSKGEIINVVLHCWSDYNGKKEAMQILDLMLQAITREPLEIEGFSLCRSEMRGMQVITDIDGYTRHGILRMRYTINN comes from the coding sequence ATGCGGTCAGCCATGTGGCCGTTGCAAATGGCTATATTTCAAAGGCTATCAACTGATGAAGAGCTGAATGCACGCGTCACTGGTGTGCTTGATGCAGTCTCGAAAGATCAGAAAAAGCCATATGTGACAACAGGCGATGATGACGTTTCGCCATTTGAAACAAAAACGTCTAAAGGTGAAATCATCAATGTTGTTCTCCATTGCTGGAGCGACTACAACGGTAAAAAAGAAGCGATGCAGATCCTTGATTTGATGCTGCAAGCAATAACGAGAGAGCCCCTAGAAATAGAGGGCTTTTCTTTATGCCGTTCTGAGATGCGCGGTATGCAGGTGATCACCGACATTGACGGATACACCAGACACGGCATTCTCAGGATGCGATACACAATAAACAATTGA
- a CDS encoding phage scaffolding protein, translating to MSLKELLGDDLYAQVMDKVGDQKIDIVSNGQWFPKERFDAVNSEKKDLKAQLDERDQQLSTLQKQAKGNEELQAAIEQLQEDNKKTAEEYQQKLDQQAFDFAVESALRDAKSKNIKAVKANLNLDSLKLADGKVIGLEEQLNALKESDSYLFEESEEQPPKLAGRQPHSSQGAGAVSPAGNNPFSKEHMNLTEQGQILRNNPEQAKQLIIQAGGNPANYGL from the coding sequence ATGAGTTTAAAAGAATTGCTTGGTGATGATCTGTATGCTCAGGTCATGGATAAAGTCGGAGATCAAAAGATTGATATCGTCAGTAACGGACAATGGTTTCCGAAAGAACGTTTTGACGCAGTAAACAGTGAAAAGAAGGACTTGAAAGCGCAGCTGGATGAGCGCGATCAACAATTATCTACTTTGCAGAAGCAGGCAAAAGGCAATGAGGAGCTTCAAGCTGCAATTGAACAACTGCAAGAAGACAACAAAAAAACTGCTGAGGAGTATCAGCAAAAATTAGATCAACAGGCTTTTGATTTCGCTGTTGAATCAGCTTTGCGTGATGCGAAGTCAAAAAATATCAAGGCTGTTAAAGCCAATTTAAACCTTGACAGTTTGAAGTTAGCTGACGGAAAGGTCATTGGTCTGGAAGAGCAGTTGAACGCTCTTAAAGAAAGCGACAGTTATCTTTTTGAGGAGAGTGAGGAACAACCGCCAAAGCTTGCAGGAAGACAACCTCATAGTTCTCAAGGAGCAGGAGCTGTGTCTCCGGCTGGGAATAACCCTTTCAGTAAAGAACATATGAACTTGACTGAACAAGGCCAAATTCTAAGAAATAACCCAGAACAAGCAAAACAATTAATTATCCAAGCAGGCGGAAATCCTGCAAACTACGGATTATAA